A region of Pseudorasbora parva isolate DD20220531a chromosome 14, ASM2467924v1, whole genome shotgun sequence DNA encodes the following proteins:
- the alpi.2 gene encoding intestinal-type alkaline phosphatase, with protein sequence MAPTQTLLIIGIFVLAGFDGCFSVTPAEEQNPHFWYGKAKDALHGSLSMMPNMNRAKNLILFLGDGMGISTVTAARIMKGQMAGKTGEESVLAMDTFPYLALSKTYNVDQQMPDSAATATAYLCGVKANYGTLGLSAAARRKDCSSAKGNEVKSILHQAKMAGKSVGIISTARVQHASPAASYSHTPERGWYSDKDLPAEALTGGCKDIAYQLVHNTDINVILGGGRQYMFPKETADPEYSSEKGSRQDKTDLVDEWLKNRKNSRYVWNKKQFDSVKEDSTDYLMGLFEPKDTRYELERDPEMDPSLTEMVEKAIKILRKNSKGFYLFVEGGRIDHGHHAGQAKYALTEAVEFDRAIARASELTSEVDTLSVVTADHSHVFSFGGYSYRGNPVLGTSYSKGEDGKSFTNALYGNGPGYQIANGTRPDMNNTISSNNEYLQQAAVPLDSETHGSEDVAIFAKGPMAHLFHGVQEQSYIPHAMAYAACIEPYTDCLQENDGVCSRFSLLVLVLGLLSSLTALL encoded by the exons ATGGCCCCGACACAGACCCTTCTGATTATTGGGATATTTGTTTTAGCAGGCTTTGATGGATGTTTTTCCGTCACTCCTG CCGAGGAGCAGAACCCACACTTTTGGTATGGCAAGGCTAAAGATGCTCTTCATGGGTCGCTCTCCATGATGCCCAACATGAACCGTGCTAAAAATCTCATCCTCTTCCTCGGAGATG GCATGGGCATCAGCACTGTGACCGCGGCCAGGATCATGAAGGGACAGATGGCTGGGAAGACCGGAGAGGAGAGTGTCCTGGCCATGGACACATTTCCTTATCTGGCGCTCTCCAAG ACGTATAATGTGGACCAGCAGATGCCGGACAGCGCAGCCACAGCCACTGCATATCTGTGTGGAGTGAAGGCCAACTACGGCACGCTGGGGCTCAGCGCAGCCGCGCGCCGCAAAGACTGCAGCTCCGCTAAAGGCAACGAGGTCAAGTCAATTCTTCATCAGGCGAAGATGGCAG GGAAGTCTGTTGGCATTATAAGCACAGCCCGTGTCCAGCACGCTTCACCCGCGGCCAGTTACTCGCACACCCCTGAGAGAGGCTGGTACAGCGATAAAGATCTGCCCGCTGAAGCCCTCACGGGGGGCTGCAAGGACATCGCCTACCAGCTCGTCCACAATACTGATATAAAC GTTATTTTAGGAGGCGGCAGACAGTACATGTTTCCCAAGGAAACCGCTGATCCTGAATACTCTTCAGAAAAGGGGAGCCGACAAGACAAAACTGATCTCGTTGATGAGTGGTTGAAAAACAGAAAA AATTCCAGATATGTGTGGaataaaaaacagtttgatTCCGTCAAAGAGGACAGCACTGATTACCTGATGG GGCTTTTTGAGCCAAAGGACACCAGGTACGAGCTGGAACGCGATCCTGAAATGGACCCGTCCCTGACAGAGATGGTGGAAAAAGCCATCAAGATTCTTCGCAAAAACTCGAAAGGATTCTACCTCTTTGTGGAAG GCGGGAGAATAGATCATGGCCATCATGCAGGACAGGCCAAGTACGCTTTGACCGAGGCTGTGGAATTTGACAGGGCCATTGCGCGGGCGTCTGAGCTGACGAGTGAGGTTGACACCTTGTCTGTGGTGACGGCTGACCATTCCCATGTGTTTTCCTTCGGTGGATACTCCTACAGGGGCAATCCTGTGCTAG GCACTTCCTATTCAAAAGGTGAGGATGGTAAGAGCTTTACTAATGCACTTTATGGAAATGGTCCAGGATACCAGATAGCGAATGGAACTCGTCCTGACATGAATAACACAATCTCAAGTAA TAATGAGTATCTTCAGCAGGCTGCCGTACCTCTCGATTCAGAAACTCATGGTTCTGAGGATGTTGCCATTTTTGCCAAAGGTCCAATGGCCCACCTCTTCCACGGGGTCCAGGAGCAGAGCTACATCCCTCATGCCATGGCCTACGCCGCCTGCATCGAGCCCTACACGGACTGCCTGCAGGAAAATGATGGAGTTTGCTCTCGCTTCAGCCTTCTGGTCCTGGTGTTGGGCCTGCTGTCCTCACTCACAGCCCTCCTGTAA